The window ACGAAACAGATTTACATCTTTTACTATTGACCAAATCTTATcgcattcatatttttttatcttgatataaatatcaagattaattttcgagTTTGCTTTTCCACTTAGAATAGCAAtacaatcaatatatatatatacatatatttgagagaaaggaaattgttagaaaatacgagaaaacatatatacttctttatttttgtccACATATTTCGTCcgtattaatcgatattaaaggttttacgaattttttgaattcatcTAATGGACACATATTATCACAATTAGGAAATTTAAGAACTCGAATATcatccttatttttataaagcatCTGTGAACAATAACGGTAACAATAAatctaattgtaaaaaataataaaaattaattttaaaaatgaattttatgtgatttttttaaaatcatttttactaatcatcttttaatttcaaaaataatattctgtataaatttattttttatagaaagtaCATTTTTACCTGAACGTAATATTCACTATTTTCTTCGTGTAATTCAAACATCAGACTATTACCATAGTAAGGAATTTCGTTGTCGAAATTATCCAATGCAGAAAGTATACATGCGATATTTGGATCATGTGCTGCATACATAAACGCTTTTCGCGTATCTTTTTTGCTTATATGATCATTAACACGATTCAACCATTCGCGAATCCATATTCCTGTCGAAACGATtagtaatagtataataaatcgatgaaatcacgttacattaattttaagaatttttttatttttcgctaaaaataagaaaaaaatagcaacGAAATTTAAACTTACCAGCTGATATTTGCTTCGATTCCAGGGTACGAGTACGAATCAAAATGTCATATACAGCTAATTCGTCAAGTTTTCCGTGAGGAAAAACCGATTTCGTCCATTCTGGTAATTCCAAACCAATATTTctctaaacaaaaattatttctacttaCGTTTTCTATATAGCTAAAAAagtgttaattattttcaatttttttcaattaatttcaaaagttgaaaagatacctgatcgaataaatattgatataataaaaacacttTTGACTGTGTGATGTTACCACCTGTGTGTTTGGACAAATATTCATAAACATCTCTattgtcttttttaaattgtatcacATCTTTGTCCGTTTCTTCCACCATGTTTctcaatgtataaaattttgcagAAAACTGAGAATTATAAAGGCAATCCATAGTAAATGGTACTGTCCATACAGGTATAGGTTGCCAATTCAAATCTGGATTCCacctaaaatgaatttttatgaaattattatatagtatgtaTAGTAATGTAATTGTTAAATTGGTAACCATGAAATTTAGAACCTTTGTTGTTTGGAAGGTGGATATAGTCCAGTTGTCACGAGTTGCACACTCATTGCGGTTCTATCTACTTCATCCGAACGGaaccaaatattttctttcgtgtAAATTTCTCCCAAGAAATTCTCGtatctttttcgaaagaattggCCAACTTTGTACATGGTCATCTTACCAAtctatgtaaattaaaattcgtccGCAATTAATTCGCGTTGTTTAAtcgaattcatttctttttttgtataacatttggaagaaaaattctgatcgtgcgaattaattaaaatgactgaaaagtgattatataaaaaatgatattattacgtACATTTGTTAAACCTCCTTTTCCGGCTGGCTCgtaagtataattaatataaggatcgttaggataaaaatttatagtcgATGGCATTTTGTTTCCATGTCTAAATATCGTCTGTAGAAGTTTCAGTTCTGCCAAAGATGTTCGACAACAAAGTAGGCAAACGATGAATCTTAAAGTCCATACCATGATACTCatcattctaaaaaataattgaaatataatttaacaaataaatttctgtacaatctttattcaatttcacttgatctatatattaaactaGAAAAGAtctaatattttctctctatttttattaaataaatcttcctACTTTTCtgatatcgataattatattacaaaatcttACCAAATCTTGCGTACTTTTATTCCGTTCGAGCAACGTTCATATGTTTATAGCAGATAAAACTACGAAGAATtagtgttttaaaatataaaaaaaaagtttaatgtcAAAGTTTTATGTAGGGGGCTTATCTAACTAACGATAGGCTATCGAAAAATGTCACAACGAATCGAAtactttgtttctttcttttccttttacaaaataatctaAAGAACAAACgtgtggaaaatttaaataaaattcgaatacaCTATTTGTTATATACACGTATCTAAATTGAGGTTATATTTTACGTATGACGTA is drawn from Apis mellifera strain DH4 linkage group LG5, Amel_HAv3.1, whole genome shotgun sequence and contains these coding sequences:
- the LOC725215 gene encoding venom acid phosphatase Acph-1, with the translated sequence MMSIMVWTLRFIVCLLCCRTSLAELKLLQTIFRHGNKMPSTINFYPNDPYINYTYEPAGKGGLTNIGKMTMYKVGQFFRKRYENFLGEIYTKENIWFRSDEVDRTAMSVQLVTTGLYPPSKQQRWNPDLNWQPIPVWTVPFTMDCLYNSQFSAKFYTLRNMVEETDKDVIQFKKDNRDVYEYLSKHTGGNITQSKVFLLYQYLFDQRNIGLELPEWTKSVFPHGKLDELAVYDILIRTRTLESKQISAGIWIREWLNRVNDHISKKDTRKAFMYAAHDPNIACILSALDNFDNEIPYYGNSLMFELHEENSEYYVQMLYKNKDDIRVLKFPNCDNMCPLDEFKKFVKPLISINTDEICGQK